The Pirellulaceae bacterium genomic sequence CGGACGTTGCGATCGACGTCACACACTGCAGTGATGTCACCATAAAGCTGCGCCTTATGAGCGATGACGCTGCCTTGATATCGTAGCCCGATCGCTCCCACGCCCAGCCGATTCATGGCTGATCGCGAAGGTGCTGATTGAGCGCACGAGGTATGCACGCCGAAACTCAGCCCCCAACCGGCAAAAGCTGAAGCCGCCAACGCATCGCGGCGATTCAACCGCACGAAGGATTTCGGTGGTGGAGCTGTCATAAGTTAGTTTCTCTCGGATTCCGGTGGACGACCGCAGCGGTCTTCACCGAGTTGCCAGTGAGTTTCATAATACCGATGTGGAGCCAATCACGCTTCAAATTTCGCATCGGCTTGGGGCAGTTCCATACCAATTTTAGCGGTTTCGATGGTCCCACACTATTAAGCAGTGTCGCCAGGCACCAGAGAACTATGGCTCCCCTATCGCAGTGTCTGTCCAGTTGATTTTCGGCCAGTCGGGATAGAAGGTTCGCGGGAGCGACTTGTCATTGCCAACGCCGGCTGGAACTGGCGGGAATTGCTCGATCGCCTGCGCCAACATTTTACGAGCCGCTTGAGCTGCCGGTGAACCTGCATCGACTGGTAACGGATGTTGTTCCTCGAGGTCATGTTGCACATCGTACAGCCGGCCGTCGCGGTATAGCTTGTATCGCTGGTTCCTCACGAACTGGGCCGGCTGGCGATCACCCCAATACGGTTGGTAGTGGCACAATACCCAGGGACGTGGCGATCCTGGAAGCCCCTGCAATTGAGGCAAAAAGCTGCGGCCGTCAACATCCACGGCTTCAACACCCGCTGCTTCGGCCCCGGCCAGCTCGGCCAGCGTCGGATAGAAATCGGTGAAGTCAATTAAATCATCCACGACAGAGCCTGCGGGAGTGTGTCCTTTCCAAAAGGCAATCAGCGGTACATGGGTTCCAGAGTCAGTTGTGCCGCCCTTGCCTCCACGAATCGTTTGCCCATTCCACGTCGAACGAATCGAGCGATTGGTACCGTTGTCGGCCGTAAACAGAATCAGTGTTCGCTCTAACAATCCTGCTTGCTCAACATGCTGTACGATTTGGCCCACCAGACGATCCATATACTTGACCATGGCCACAAAGTTTTGTTTGTCACGGCGGGGCTGTGGATCGTTTGCTTGGTGTTCGCGCGACCGCTGGCCGATCGTTTCCGGTGTTGGCACGAAAGGATCGTGGACCAGCAGCATCGGGTAGTAAACAAAAAACGGTTGTGCCTTATGGCGATCGATGAAGTCGCACAGGAATTGACACATCAGGTCTGGACCATACAGTTCCCGGTTATCGGTCGGAGTCAGCAGTTTTCCATTGCGCTCGAGTACGGGGCTCCAATAGCGTTCGCCACCACCTTGCTGAAGTCCCTTACCTTTGGTCAACTGCCATAACAAGTATTCATCAAAACCAAAATGATTGGGACGGCGCACATCGTCCCAACCAGGAAAGCGGTCACCGATGCCATTGAGTTGCCATTTGCCGGCGATGGCTGTGCGATAGCCAGACTGGCGCATCAACGTACCAAACGTGTGTTGTGACGGATCCAGATAACCGAAATGAGTGTAGTTGCGAAAGTTGTACTTGCCGGTCATCAGTTGAACTCGCGACGGCGTACACAGCGGCGTTGAATAGCAGTGCTCAAAGCGGATGCCGCGCTGGCAAAGTGCATCTAGGTTTGGGGTTTCATAGTCTTGCCCACCGTAACAACCAAAAGCCTCCCAGCTAACATCGTCGGCCATAATCAGGACAACGTTGGGCGGTCGATCCGTCCTTTCCCCAGACATGGCGTAAGTCGCATTCCAGATGCCAGTCAGTGACTGGAACAGGCCGACGCAGGTCACGGCGACAAGAATTGAGCGGATGCCCTGCATGTTCGTCTCCGGATTGAGGGTTCATATACTTTGGCGTGTGGCCAATAGGAGTCTACTAGTAGCCATCGTCGCCGGACGGTGGAAAATTCAGTTCTCCACCCATCTGGTGACGGTGGCTACTATTGTTTCCGGACAACTCCCGCCAGGCTCAAGCCCATCGGCAGCGGGCATCTGCCCAGCAAATGCCGTTCGACAGCAAAGCAGGCACGCATCGTTTCGTTAATTGGAGTCGGAGGAATCTTCAGGTCGCCCGCATCATCAACAGGTCGTAGCTTGCGGTATAGTCGTTCGGCCACTGCCAGCGGAAACAGCAGTCCATTGAGATAGCTCACTAAAAGTGTCTCGAATCCCGGTTGAGAGACCAACCGCTTGAATTGGCCAAACGAGTATCGACGTCGGTGGTGATGCAGTTCGTCGCGCCGCGTCCACAGCCAGGCGTGCGCCGGCACGGTCGCAATCAAGATGCCTCCGGGCTTGAGAATGCGCTTGGCCTCGTGGACGGTGCCGGAGTCGTCGTCCAGGTGCTCCAATACATCCAGTAGCAAGACAGCGTCAAATGCGGCATCTTCTAATGGCGTTGGACCGGGTAGTTCACCTACCAAAATGTTCAGACCGCGCCGTCGAGCCAGCCGGGCAGCTTGCTCAGAACCGTCCAAGCCAACTACAGCATACTTGTCCTGTAGCTTGGCAACCATCATTCCGCAGCCGCATCCCAAATCGGCTACGGCAGCATGGCGAATACTCGGATCAAGGTAGCGGCTGAGGAGGCACGCGACGATCTGATGTTTGGCGCGAAACCACCAGTGCTGGCCCTCCACTCGGAACATTTCGTTATACAGCGCCTCATCCACCGCTTCCTCCCGCCTGTTCGTCGATCAGGTAGAGTGGACGCCCTTGCACTTGGCGATAAATGCGCGCGATATACTCGCCGACCACGCCCATCAGCAGCATCTGCGTACCGCCGACGAAGAATAGACCGCTGGCCAGCAGCGCATAGCCCTCGATGTCGATTCCCCAGAATAGCTTCTGCACCACGATGATGCAGGTCATGATGATGGACGCCGCCGTCACGGCAAATCCTAGTAAGCTTGCTAGACGTAACGGCAGAATGGAGAAGCCGACGATTGCGTCGAGCGACAATAAGAATAGTTTCCAGGGGCGATATTTCGTTTCGCCTGAGTGACGCGCCGCCCGATCATACTCCAGCGGCTGACTACGGTAGCCGGTCCAAGCCACCAGTCCTCGCACAAAACGATCGGTTTCTCGACAACCCTTGAGCGCATCCAACACGCGGCGATCAACCAGCCGAAAGTCGCCGGTGTCGAGTGGAATTTCCACGTCGCTCAGTGCCCGCAGTATTCGGTAAAATGCCCAACTGGTGAGTTTCTTGAAACCGCCTTCACCATCGCGCGTTCGACGCACGGCGTAGACGATTTTCGCGCCTCCCTGCCAGGCGCCCACCATATCGGCGATCAATTCGGGAGGGTCTTGCAAGTCCGCATCGATCAGCACGGCAGCGTCGCCGGTGGCTCGATCGAGCCCGGCGGTGCTGGCCGCCTCGTGTCCAAAATTTCGCGCCAGCCGCAGGCCGACGACGCCTCGATCCGCGCGCGATAGTTCTTGAATCAATGCCCACGAGCCATCGGTCGAACCGTCATCGACAAAGATTAGTTCGTAATCTACCTTCCCACGGCGCAGTGTCTCTGCCAATCTGCGATACAGTTCTCGCAGACTGCCCTGTTCATTAAGCAATGGGACAACGACGCTGACTTTGGCTACTGTGATGGTTCGTCCTTTCGTATCAGCGGGAACTGATAAAGATAAATGGTTCCTCCCAAAATCTCCAGTGGTTCGGCTTGATTGCGAATCATATCCATCTGCTCGCGTACTTGGCGCGGATCTAAGAACGTGCCTTCCAGCCAGTGCATGTAATTGCCTTGCAGCCATGTGGCGCTCAGCGCCAGTACTGCCGGTTGATTCGTGTCAGGCTCGACCGGTTTGGCACCATATAGATAGCCCGGCGGCAGATTGATGTAATCAATGCCATAAGCGGCTGGATCGGCCGAACCAAAGTATGCAAAATACAGAGGAACATCAGGGTTGTCACGCTGCCAGGCAGCCAGCAATCTAAGGTCTTGTCCCCAATCGAGATTCGAGTCACTCAGGCGGCTCAAGCCACGGTCTTTTCCACTGGCTGCCAGATTAAAGAAGGCGATGTAATGCGGATGGCTACTGAGCGATTCCACGGCCAATAAAGCCAGCAGGCCTATGACCACACGCTGCGCGGGGACATGCAGCCATGCTTGAGCTGCCATGCTGCCCAGCCCGATCCACACGAGTGGAAAGGCCGGTAGCAGATGCCGCAGTCCGATATTCAAGTCATACGACAGCGCTGTTGCGATCACCATCCAAAATGGTATAGCCCAATAACCCAGCGACAACCACTGTCGGCGGCCAGTTCGTGCCATTTGCCATCCGCACCAGGCGCACGCCAACGCGACAGCCACAATCATTGCCAAGGGAGTCTTGTACAACCAAGCCCAAACGAAATAGCGCCACGAACCTTCATGAGACTGGTGGCCGTCTAAATAAGAACTACCGATAATCGACATGGCCTGCGCGTAACCTACACCCTGGATAAATGCTTGAGGCAATAGGCGATAGTCGTTGGCGACCTGACACAAGCGTTGTAGCACCGTCTGGGTGGGTGCCGTGTCACCGGTTGACCGTTTGTGTTGAGTACTACTCGAATGTTGGTTGTCGCGATGTTGAGCACGCAATTGCAAATTGAATTGATACAATTGCGTTGGATGATTGCGGTCGAAACTCAATCGCGGATTCGGCGTAGGTAGATACCGAAAGCCATAAGCGGCCCAGATGCACAGCCAGCTCACCGTGCCAGCCAATAGTACGATGGTCGATAAAGCCGCCAATCGGTGCGAGAGGCTGGTCACGTTGCCGAAGAGTACAACTTGCCATGCGCGGCGATCTGTTAGTCGCAGCAACAGCCATGGCGCTAAGAACGCCGGCAGCGCGAGCGCCGTAAATTTGATTACGGCAGCTAGACCGCAAGCCAGCGAAAACCCAAGAACATTTCCGAGGCTCGCATGCCGGGCGACTCGCCAACCACAAAAAAAACAGGTCGCTAAGGCGGCTGTGCAGGCCACATCGTTGGTTACCAGCCCGCTGTGCGCGAGCAATGTTGGATCGATGGCAGCTGCGCACGCAGCAATTGTACCAGCCATGTTTCCAGCCAATTGCCGCGCCCAAAGTCCGACAATCAGCACGACCCACGCACCTGTTACCAACATGCCCAGCCGAGTGCGATCGACGAGTTGTACCCCGTCGTGATTGGGCGAGCGAAACAGCGCGCCCACAGCCCAGCGTTCCTGTTTGTTCAAGTCTGAGAACATGACTTGAGAATCGGCACTCGCCAGGTCAACCTGCAACGGCAGGCCACTGGAAAACAGAGCTGCCCAATGTTTCCAAAGCGGTGGATGTTCTGGATTCAGTCGATAATCACTGTGCCGCCACTGCAGCAGTCCACCCAGCACATGCAAGGGCTCATCGAATGTGGCGCTTTTTGTCGAAGCCGCGTGGCCAGCAATCGCAACATGTAACAGCATTGCCAGCAGAATCCACCATCCCCCCCTGCCCTGCCCGCTCACAGAATCGACAGGCTTATCAGGCGGAGCATCAGACCGATTCGAAACCTGTCCGGTGCGGCCAGAATCCAGCAATCGCGGTTTGGTATGAATCGCAGTGGATTGGCGATTGCGGTGGAGTTTCTTAGCCATGTTACATCTTCGCTAATAGTACTTCGCAACCTTACGGCGAGCGACGGATACGTAGATGCGTGCGCCACAGCCTGGACGACTTACCGGCGAGCTGGCGCTGCCCCAGCGGGCGACGGGAGCTACTTGTAGATCCATTTTCACTACTCGCTTATGGCAAAATAAACGCCATATTGCCGTGGATGATCAGCGTGGCCAGTAGCACACCACCCATGGCAACCACTTGGCGGTCGCGCGGCCAACTGTTTACTTCGGCAGCCACGATGACCAGCGGAGCTACGGCCAGGAACAGCCAACACCGCGCGGTCTCGGCTGGGATCAGAGCTAGCACGGCAATGACCGCCAGGAGCGCACCAGCCGCCCAGCCGAACTGGCGCACTCGCCGCTCAAGTTGCGAGTTTACCAGCCCCATCACAAATACGATCGCCAAGATCCAGCCACTACCCAAAGCGAAATCATAAACATCCCAGCCCGCAGTCCATGGTGCGCGACGCGCGGCAAGCATCGGCTGCTCCATGAGTTTGCTCTGAGCAAACAGATTGGCTTGAAAAACCCGCCACGAGCTGTAACCCAAAAACGTATTGACGATCCAATCGACCACAATAATCACGATGATGGGGGGAGCGCCCAGTCTTACAGCCGAGACATATCTATCCATCCATGGTCGATCACTCAGCACGATCGCCGGCAACAACGCCATGAACAAACCCAACGTCAGTTGTTGGAATCCGACGAACAGTATCAGCCCTAAGGGAATGGCCAGTAGAAGACTGTAGAAATGGCTGTTCCTGACAAGGGCTTGATGCCATATGCCGACCGTGATTGCTCCAAGTCCCACCCACAGCGGGTCAAACTTCGTGGGAAACAGCAGGTATCCCGGAG encodes the following:
- a CDS encoding class I SAM-dependent methyltransferase, which codes for MDEALYNEMFRVEGQHWWFRAKHQIVACLLSRYLDPSIRHAAVADLGCGCGMMVAKLQDKYAVVGLDGSEQAARLARRRGLNILVGELPGPTPLEDAAFDAVLLLDVLEHLDDDSGTVHEAKRILKPGGILIATVPAHAWLWTRRDELHHHRRRYSFGQFKRLVSQPGFETLLVSYLNGLLFPLAVAERLYRKLRPVDDAGDLKIPPTPINETMRACFAVERHLLGRCPLPMGLSLAGVVRKQ
- a CDS encoding sulfatase-like hydrolase/transferase, coding for MQGIRSILVAVTCVGLFQSLTGIWNATYAMSGERTDRPPNVVLIMADDVSWEAFGCYGGQDYETPNLDALCQRGIRFEHCYSTPLCTPSRVQLMTGKYNFRNYTHFGYLDPSQHTFGTLMRQSGYRTAIAGKWQLNGIGDRFPGWDDVRRPNHFGFDEYLLWQLTKGKGLQQGGGERYWSPVLERNGKLLTPTDNRELYGPDLMCQFLCDFIDRHKAQPFFVYYPMLLVHDPFVPTPETIGQRSREHQANDPQPRRDKQNFVAMVKYMDRLVGQIVQHVEQAGLLERTLILFTADNGTNRSIRSTWNGQTIRGGKGGTTDSGTHVPLIAFWKGHTPAGSVVDDLIDFTDFYPTLAELAGAEAAGVEAVDVDGRSFLPQLQGLPGSPRPWVLCHYQPYWGDRQPAQFVRNQRYKLYRDGRLYDVQHDLEEQHPLPVDAGSPAAQAARKMLAQAIEQFPPVPAGVGNDKSLPRTFYPDWPKINWTDTAIGEP
- a CDS encoding glycosyltransferase family 2 protein; its protein translation is MLNEQGSLRELYRRLAETLRRGKVDYELIFVDDGSTDGSWALIQELSRADRGVVGLRLARNFGHEAASTAGLDRATGDAAVLIDADLQDPPELIADMVGAWQGGAKIVYAVRRTRDGEGGFKKLTSWAFYRILRALSDVEIPLDTGDFRLVDRRVLDALKGCRETDRFVRGLVAWTGYRSQPLEYDRAARHSGETKYRPWKLFLLSLDAIVGFSILPLRLASLLGFAVTAASIIMTCIIVVQKLFWGIDIEGYALLASGLFFVGGTQMLLMGVVGEYIARIYRQVQGRPLYLIDEQAGGSGG
- a CDS encoding glycosyltransferase family 39 protein → MAKKLHRNRQSTAIHTKPRLLDSGRTGQVSNRSDAPPDKPVDSVSGQGRGGWWILLAMLLHVAIAGHAASTKSATFDEPLHVLGGLLQWRHSDYRLNPEHPPLWKHWAALFSSGLPLQVDLASADSQVMFSDLNKQERWAVGALFRSPNHDGVQLVDRTRLGMLVTGAWVVLIVGLWARQLAGNMAGTIAACAAAIDPTLLAHSGLVTNDVACTAALATCFFCGWRVARHASLGNVLGFSLACGLAAVIKFTALALPAFLAPWLLLRLTDRRAWQVVLFGNVTSLSHRLAALSTIVLLAGTVSWLCIWAAYGFRYLPTPNPRLSFDRNHPTQLYQFNLQLRAQHRDNQHSSSTQHKRSTGDTAPTQTVLQRLCQVANDYRLLPQAFIQGVGYAQAMSIIGSSYLDGHQSHEGSWRYFVWAWLYKTPLAMIVAVALACAWCGWQMARTGRRQWLSLGYWAIPFWMVIATALSYDLNIGLRHLLPAFPLVWIGLGSMAAQAWLHVPAQRVVIGLLALLAVESLSSHPHYIAFFNLAASGKDRGLSRLSDSNLDWGQDLRLLAAWQRDNPDVPLYFAYFGSADPAAYGIDYINLPPGYLYGAKPVEPDTNQPAVLALSATWLQGNYMHWLEGTFLDPRQVREQMDMIRNQAEPLEILGGTIYLYQFPLIRKDEPSQ